CTCAGAGCAGAACAACGAGAAAGAAGCAATTGCACCCTCAGGGAAATGGCACACCATCCAGGTCCAGGGTTCTTCCTGGGGGCACTCTGACTTTAGATGCCTGTCCCTGGATGCTAAAACCCTCATGtcgcagcccccccaccccaccccccgccccaaacACGAATTCTAGCCACACACAGAGGAGGTTCCACAAAGAAACACATAAGCTGGAATCAACCTTTGTGCACAGCATCTGTGTCTGGTGCGCGCTTTGCTTACCTGGAGCGGTTTTGTAGCACGACGTCCGGGAGGGCAGCGACGCGGCGTTCTTTGCCCGGGGGCTCTGGGTGTTCTGCAAGACTTGCCTCTGCCTCTTCagctcctcttccctttcctgggCTGCTCTGATCTCTTCCTCGATCATGGATAAAGTCCGCTGCTTCCTGGACCTCAGCTTGAAGGGCCCAACCATCACGTCGGACTCCTGAGTGGCCAGGAGCGAGGCTGTGCTTCTCAGCTCAGCTGCCTCCGAGTACTTGCTGAAGTAGCTCCCCTCCGGTCTGGTCTCCTCCATGTTCACCGGGCCACTGGGCTGCGCCGCCGGCGGCGACGGGGAGGGCCCCCTTTCCCTGAGCGCCCTGTCTTCGGCAGGCAGAATCTTTGGTAACACCTCCCTTTTCTCTTGAACGGGAGAGGACACCTGGGGTGGCTCGAACATGCTCTGAGGCTTctctgagccaggagccccagttCCGGCTTCTTCTGGAGTTGCCCCAGGTCCCTGCTGCTCTGTCCCACCCTTGCTGGTTTCAGACACGGCTCTATCCACTTGCTCGGCTATGGCTTGCTGAATGGCATTCTGCACCAGGAGACCAGCGTGATATTCCAAGGGATCATCCACTGATGGCGAGTCTCCCAGTGTAGACGAAGGGGAATAGAAACCGTGATCACTAAACGACTTGGAGACGCCTTCTCCCCGGCCCTCTGAAGGGTTGTCAGTTTGTGGAGTCTGGGGCAGAGAAAAATCGGCCAGTGAGTTCTCCTGGAGGGCGTTGGTGGTCTCGTTGGACGCCCCGCTGTCACTGATGTTGTCCATGCTAAAATCATTGGACAGGGTCTCCAGGACAGTGGTATCCTGGGACCTCACCGACAATTCATCCAAACCAGAGTCAAGCTCCTCTTGGGTGAGAGAAACATTGACTGACCTGGAAAACTGATCCAAGATCCCGGGGTCCTCATCCTTGACCACAGTGAGGATGGCCCGGGCACTGGTAAACTCCCCATCCTCTGCCCACAGTTTGGATAAGGGCCCGCGTTTGGAAGGCTCACTATAGGGCCCTTCTTTCCCCTGAGGAGCTGTGCTGCCCTGGCTTCCCCCCAAAGACTGGCTGTCCAGGGCACAGCTGGCTTTCTGCCCCTTGGCTGCTGGTGCACCACCGTCTTCCAGGGGTCCCCCGATGGAAGCTGGTCTCGAGATGGTCAGGGGCTTGTCTGAGTTGATTGACCCCAGAGGCCTGTAAAAGGGCTTGATAGAGAAGAGCCTGGGGGTACTCTGGCCCTTGGCCACCGTTTGCCTGGAGCTCTCCATGAGCTGGAACTGCTTGCGAGCAGCAGAGAAGTCTATCTGCTCGGTAACGATGTCCTCCTTGGCGTGGTCCGGGGCGCCGGCGTGCtcgcgggagggggcgggggctgcgCAGGGCTGCGGTGGGGCGGCCTGCTGCTGCGTGAGCAGCTGCTCCTGCTGCGCCCTTCTCTCCTTGCGCTCCTTGTACTTCTTGTGCGACTCCAGATGCTCCTCGTCCAGCTGCTCCTCGATGGTCTTCTCCTGGGGAGGATTCCACCATTTGGCCGCGATGCCGGGGTTCTTCTTCACCGCCTGGCTCCGGATGagctctctcctttccttttccagctcCAGCATCTCTTCTGAAGGCCTCACTTTCCTGACACAGTACTGCTCCTTCTCGTTCTCGTCGTCCTCAAAGAGCCTGGAGGGCTTCTTGTCCTCGTGGAAGGCGCGCAGCTCAAACTTGGCCTCCTTCTTCAGCGTGGTGAGCGTGAGCTCCCCATCACGGCCCGAGCACCACGAGCTGCTGGAGGAGCTGGGGCTCGCGGGGGTCTGGGGGCTGTCCCCCCGCAGGTCTCGGGGctgggcaggggagtggccattGGCTTTTCCACCCTCTGCCATGGCGTCAGAGTAGCTGGTACTGAGctcagtgtggggaggggcctgtctGCCAGCTGCCCTCTCGGTGGGTTCCAGCTGGATGGCCGCGTGGGCAGGTGGGCTTCCGTCGCCCACCACGATGGCTGCTCCGGGCTCCGGGGACGAGGTACCGTTGTAAGTTCCGTCCACAGCAGAGTCACAGCAGCTGGCTTCCAGCACCTCGTCTAGATAGCGGATCTCTCTGGCCACATCATTATCCAGAGCTTCATGGTGATCACTGAGGAGGCCGTTGTGGGGGGGTGAGTAGAAAGGAGAGGAGTGGTCCATGGAATGTGGGGTAGACGTGATCCCGGGAACACTTTTACATTCTGCAACAGAGACCTCAACTTCCATGTTTTTGTGAtctgggggaagggagctggTTGCAGGCTCCAAGGGGTTGGCCCTGCTGCAGTTGTCTCTCTGGTTTTTTAGCCGGATATCATcctcagggagctggggaggCTTCTGGAATAAAGAGACGAGGGAAGGCAGAATTAGATACTAAATCTCTTATGGAGGTGAACCCTAAGAAATTAGTTGGTAACTGACAGGAAGGCAAACTGAAACAGGACAAGGTCTCTGGAACAGAGATTTTCCTTCTAGTAATTCTTCACATACTGACTTTGTTGTGGTCATTGGTACCTAAACCTCTCCAGGTTACAGATCTGTTTTGCTCACTGGGTCTCCGGAAAACTTTCCATAAATGTTaaccccatttttaaatttcaatgtaAATGAAGATTCAGATCATTTGAAGACACTGTTCAACTATCTTCTGAAGTAGAAGAGATTATATACCATAGCCATAGCAATGGGACAGAAATGTAACAGGACTATTTGTGTGTCCCCAACTATAATAAGATGGTCCCCGTGCATAAGCAATACTTCTTAAAAACATGAGTCTCTGCCAGGTGTAATGCAGTTATTCTGGAGACAAGAAGCTTGGagaatttttctgaaataaaatactggaaaaggGGAGATCCCTTCTAAAGCCTCTGAACAACTGCAGTGCCCCATTGCTACGGCTCTTAATTCAGCACGTGCGCCATGAACGCCATAACCAAAGCCACTGCTTGCACAGTTCTATTCTCTGGGACATCAAAACAGTTcctgttgtgcaaaaagaatgaatactgttacgctgaaaaaataaataaaatgaaaaaaaaaaaaaaaaacaaaaaaaaaaacagttccttAGTTAAGGACTGAGTAATTTTGCTTTGAAAAGTTAGTGGCCCGAGGCTCCTCCCTGGTTCCTAAAACGCTCTGTGATAGCTCCACTCTTATTGTTCAATAAGAAAAACCACATCTTCTTAAGGTtgtgaaataaatcccacttggtcactAATTGCCAATCCCATGCAATTTTCTTATTTGGcattagtaaaattaattttcaacttCTAGGATGATATTTTTTTCACACCGAAGGTCTCTGGTATATCTTAGATAATTCAGTGGTAAATTGTGACGTGAATTAGGGAGTGTTCCTCAAGGATTTCAGGGACACCTTGGTCaagtttgtcttcctctctcaaGTTCATAGTGTACCTCGCATTAGTGGCATACTTCCATCTTCCATACTTTCCATACTTCCAAAACTGCAAGGTGGCATCGTTTTAATCTgtgtaaatgattttaaaatcttagaaCATAATGCTATAAAAAACATCACTTTTGGAGGACTCCCAGGGGATTCGTTTCAGAGTCCTTCTAAGGAAAGTGCATAATTATGGATTTCTTCATGAGACCTGGAACAACATGGGGACTCACCCTATGTGCTCTGCACTGCTGTCAGAATGCTGAAAAAGTCTCATGGTTCTCCATGAACTGGGGGTTTCCCTCATTCTGCATTTTTTACATTCTCCTCCAGATTTAATCCAATCAGGTAATTTATGTTCCTTCTTCAGTTAAAGGCACCAACAACTATTCCTTTGTCAATACCTTCTGGTCTTAGATGATCTTCCAGTCTAGCTCTGGTCTTTGTGCAAGTCTGGTATTTAATaccattaatatttataaagctaatacctttattttttttaccaccATTAACTAGGGGTTCTTTTATCTTTAGAGTGAACTCAAGAGGCATGTCAAAGATGTTTTCActgccttttaaaaacattaactaGACTCCCTTTTGGTAAGGCAATTGCCAGTGACTTCTAGGTCAATAAGAATTACAGAAAATATGAATGCCTGAAACTTATTGGCTGTCATTCAATTTCAAATAAACCTAGGTCAAAATCAGCCCACTCCATGGAAAGCTATTACTGGAATAAACAGACCAACAAAAAGAGATACAAGGCATTGCTACAGTGAGAATCCGATGATCTGTGACCCTCCTGCCCCGGCGTCATTTGCCCAGTGACTTACTGCTAACATTCTTTATGGGACTAAATAGAGCTTTTCTTATATCCTTTTTggtttaaggggaaaaaagttagGAAAATGGTAGGAAGCTATTAGAACTGTATTATGGTTGAAAACCACCATCCtcctaaaacataaaatactttaGTTGACATGAGGAAAGAGGGCAGTGTAACAGTAAAGGAAGCTAAAAGGCAAATAATTCATTCTACATTTCATTTAGTCATTGATCTACTGATTAAACATTCATTAAACAAGCAGGAGGCTTATTTTGTAAGGTCATAATAAGACCAGCAGCAACCATAAGCTCTAGGAGACAATATTTCTTTCTTAACAAAAATTGGACTTCCTAGGAAGTCGTAAGTCTATTTTGGAGTTTATTTACTCTGGTCAGGAGGAGGGAAAGGTGATCTCCTGTTGCTAATCACAGAGACAGGAGGTCCTGAGCCCAGTTCCACAGCACAGCCCCAGAACATCTCGTGTCTTTCTCCTGGGTGCTTCAGGTCAAGCGTTGGACCATGCCAAGCCGATGCCCTGTcagctattttttctcttttagaactTCAAAATTATACCAAATCTTCCCAAGGCCATGTTCCAATTCAAAATTTTAACTCTGAGAATAGCAGCTGACAGTGTCCAAAAACACTACCATTAGCTTTGAGTCAGATACAAGGAGTCTCGTTTCTTGAATGCCTTCTATGTGGCAAACtgagatctttaaaaatgctAATTACTGGCTAAAAGCCAGGGTTTGGAGTCCCAGTGTAACCTAGACGATTCTGTTCCAATACATTTGTTTAAAACATGAAGACACTGGAGGGTGTAAACAGGAAACggctctctctgcttcctgttAGTTTCAAGGGGGCTCCTCCCACTTCTTTCCACAAATGCAGTAAATTTTTCTTGATACTCGGTTGAACCATCTACTTCAGGTAGTAGCAGCTCTTACATCCAAATCAGGGTAGAAGTAATGAAAGAGACAACGCTCATTCCTGATTCACCACCATGCATCAGAGGTCCTGAGTTTTTGTAAAGTCCGGCAACAGTCGTAACCAAGAGCAAATTCCTGAGTTCTGTTCTCAACGGGATGCATCTACCTTCCTGCAAGATGGCCTGATGCAATCAAAGCCACCAGTAAGTAGCCCAGGTAAATGGAAGTGGGCTGGAAAGTCCACAGCACAAATTTGGCAGGAATCTGGGCTTGGTGTCATTAAATGATGTTTTGCTTAAACCAACAAGTGCTCATTGCTCCCTTTGAAGATTAGAAAGACTGGAATTTTCTCCATGCCTCAGATAAGATGAACCTGATTCCAGATTCAGATAAAATACGTTCATTAAATGAACTGGAAAGTCCTCAAAATAAACTGTGCcccagtgcacctgggtggctccgttggttaagaatctgcctttggctcgcattgtgatcccagggtcctgggattgaaccccaccttgggctcccagctcagcagagagcctgcttctccctctccctctatctgctgctccgtctctccctctgcttgtctgctctccctctatcaaataaataaataaaatcttaaaaatacacacacacccatgcacacatacACCCACTCACcccatcaggggcacctggctggctcagtagcaGAGCATATGACTATTAATTGTGGGGCCTGGGGGTCGTGAGTtctgccccacattgggcatagagcttactttaaaaaataaaataaagaagcacCAAACCAGATTTTGAAAGGGTGCTAAGAGACCCAAGGGAAATCCTTGGATTCCCCCTGATAACCCTCCAGGTGGAGCCCTAACAGCACGATACATGGCTTCATACATCCAGGCTTCCTGCAATAGTTAATAGCCAGTCAGGATGTCCactatttactttaaaatatgtgCACAGAGACAATATAATACAGCTGTGTGTGTCTGAATCAGTTTAATTCCTATTCCGGGGCAGAAAGCTGTCCTAACTGGGAATATAACCCTCTAAGAATGGTCAACCAGGATC
Above is a window of Meles meles chromosome 11, mMelMel3.1 paternal haplotype, whole genome shotgun sequence DNA encoding:
- the PALM2AKAP2 gene encoding A-kinase anchor protein 2 isoform X2 is translated as MEVEVSVAECKSVPGITSTPHSMDHSSPFYSPPHNGLLSDHHEALDNDVAREIRYLDEVLEASCCDSAVDGTYNGTSSPEPGAAIVVGDGSPPAHAAIQLEPTERAAGRQAPPHTELSTSYSDAMAEGGKANGHSPAQPRDLRGDSPQTPASPSSSSSSWCSGRDGELTLTTLKKEAKFELRAFHEDKKPSRLFEDDENEKEQYCVRKVRPSEEMLELEKERRELIRSQAVKKNPGIAAKWWNPPQEKTIEEQLDEEHLESHKKYKERKERRAQQEQLLTQQQAAPPQPCAAPAPSREHAGAPDHAKEDIVTEQIDFSAARKQFQLMESSRQTVAKGQSTPRLFSIKPFYRPLGSINSDKPLTISRPASIGGPLEDGGAPAAKGQKASCALDSQSLGGSQGSTAPQGKEGPYSEPSKRGPLSKLWAEDGEFTSARAILTVVKDEDPGILDQFSRSVNVSLTQEELDSGLDELSVRSQDTTVLETLSNDFSMDNISDSGASNETTNALQENSLADFSLPQTPQTDNPSEGRGEGVSKSFSDHGFYSPSSTLGDSPSVDDPLEYHAGLLVQNAIQQAIAEQVDRAVSETSKGGTEQQGPGATPEEAGTGAPGSEKPQSMFEPPQVSSPVQEKREVLPKILPAEDRALRERGPSPSPPAAQPSGPVNMEETRPEGSYFSKYSEAAELRSTASLLATQESDVMVGPFKLRSRKQRTLSMIEEEIRAAQEREEELKRQRQVLQNTQSPRAKNAASLPSRTSCYKTAPGKIEKVKPPPSPSPEGPSAQPDLAPEEAAGTQRPKNLMQTLMEDYETHKSKRRERMDDSSYTSKLLSCKVTSEVLEATRVNRRKSALALRWEAGIYANQEEEDNE
- the PALM2AKAP2 gene encoding A-kinase anchor protein 2 isoform X1, which translates into the protein MSMWSAVCCFRPPTGALERILHMMAEAELHKERLQAIAEKRKTQTEIEGKRQQLDEQILLLQHSKSKVLREKWLLQGIPAGTAEEEEARRRQSEEDEFRVKQLEDNIQRLEQEIQALESEESQISAKEQIILEKLKETEKSFKDFQKSFSNADGDAVNYISSQLPDLPMLCSRTAKPSPGQDGTSIGAAVYAMEINVEKDKQTGETKILSASTIGPEGVHQRGVKVYDDGTKVVYEVHSGGTVVENGVHTLSSKDVEALIQKAGQSSFRGGHVSERTVIADGSLGHPKEPMLCKEAKLEMVHKSRKDHSSGTPGQQPRAPSTEGPGANLDQPVTMIFMGYQNIEDEEETKKVLGYDETIKAELVLIDEDDEKSLREKTVTDVSTIDGNAAELVSGRPISDTTEPSSPEGKEESLATEPAPGVGWENILLKGDEAASDATETSSADMTVKKPPQLPEDDIRLKNQRDNCSRANPLEPATSSLPPDHKNMEVEVSVAECKSVPGITSTPHSMDHSSPFYSPPHNGLLSDHHEALDNDVAREIRYLDEVLEASCCDSAVDGTYNGTSSPEPGAAIVVGDGSPPAHAAIQLEPTERAAGRQAPPHTELSTSYSDAMAEGGKANGHSPAQPRDLRGDSPQTPASPSSSSSSWCSGRDGELTLTTLKKEAKFELRAFHEDKKPSRLFEDDENEKEQYCVRKVRPSEEMLELEKERRELIRSQAVKKNPGIAAKWWNPPQEKTIEEQLDEEHLESHKKYKERKERRAQQEQLLTQQQAAPPQPCAAPAPSREHAGAPDHAKEDIVTEQIDFSAARKQFQLMESSRQTVAKGQSTPRLFSIKPFYRPLGSINSDKPLTISRPASIGGPLEDGGAPAAKGQKASCALDSQSLGGSQGSTAPQGKEGPYSEPSKRGPLSKLWAEDGEFTSARAILTVVKDEDPGILDQFSRSVNVSLTQEELDSGLDELSVRSQDTTVLETLSNDFSMDNISDSGASNETTNALQENSLADFSLPQTPQTDNPSEGRGEGVSKSFSDHGFYSPSSTLGDSPSVDDPLEYHAGLLVQNAIQQAIAEQVDRAVSETSKGGTEQQGPGATPEEAGTGAPGSEKPQSMFEPPQVSSPVQEKREVLPKILPAEDRALRERGPSPSPPAAQPSGPVNMEETRPEGSYFSKYSEAAELRSTASLLATQESDVMVGPFKLRSRKQRTLSMIEEEIRAAQEREEELKRQRQVLQNTQSPRAKNAASLPSRTSCYKTAPGKIEKVKPPPSPSPEGPSAQPDLAPEEAAGTQRPKNLMQTLMEDYETHKSKRRERMDDSSYTSKLLSCKVTSEVLEATRVNRRKSALALRWEAGIYANQEEEDNE